From the genome of Leptodactylus fuscus isolate aLepFus1 chromosome 1, aLepFus1.hap2, whole genome shotgun sequence, one region includes:
- the SMIM20 gene encoding small integral membrane protein 20, translating into MGRGSRMVLIFGGFTAVVAAALYPIYYHPMAHIDQYKKEQAVNRAGVIQEDVQPPGLKVWSDPFSRK; encoded by the exons aTGGGCAGAGGCAGCAGAATGGTGCTGATATTCGGGGGGTTCACGGCTGTAGTGGCGGCTGCGCTGTACCCCATATATTACCACCCCATGGCGCACATAGACCAGTACA agaaAGAACAAGCAGTAAACCGAGCGGGAGTGATCCAGGAAGATGTGCAGCCACCAG GTTTGAAGGTGTGGAGCGACCCTTTCTCAAGGAAGTGA